Proteins found in one Microbacterium sp. LWS13-1.2 genomic segment:
- a CDS encoding deoxyribose-phosphate aldolase produces MSAVVDAVGFHALRTLRAERPHAVEEALSSRARRDIVRGDGRLFIVAADHPARGALSVGGRDDAMASRYLLLERLAIALGRPGVDGVLGTPDIIDDLALLGLLDDKVVVGSMNRGGLRGASFEMDDRFTGYDVASMVRSGVDFAKVLLRVNFADAATAATLEATARAVTAAAEARMPIMIEPFISRWDGGRIVNDLTPDAVVLSMAIAAGLGASSAYTWMKLPVVPDMERVMQATTLPTLLLGGDSGGDPDDTFSSWEDALALPGVRGLTAGRALLYPPDGDVAGAVDAAARLVHPDL; encoded by the coding sequence ATGAGCGCCGTCGTCGACGCCGTCGGCTTCCATGCGCTGCGGACGCTCCGCGCCGAGCGCCCGCACGCCGTCGAGGAGGCCCTGTCGTCGCGGGCGCGCCGCGACATCGTGCGCGGCGACGGAAGGCTCTTCATCGTGGCCGCCGATCACCCCGCGCGCGGTGCCCTGTCGGTCGGCGGCCGCGACGACGCGATGGCGAGCCGGTACCTGCTGCTGGAGCGGCTCGCGATCGCCCTCGGGCGTCCCGGCGTCGACGGAGTGCTGGGCACGCCGGACATCATCGACGACCTCGCGCTGCTCGGGCTGCTCGACGACAAGGTCGTCGTCGGCTCGATGAACCGCGGCGGCCTGCGCGGTGCGAGCTTCGAGATGGACGATCGCTTCACCGGCTACGACGTCGCGTCCATGGTGCGCTCGGGCGTCGACTTCGCGAAGGTCCTACTGCGGGTGAACTTCGCCGACGCCGCGACCGCGGCCACGCTGGAAGCGACCGCGCGTGCGGTGACGGCCGCGGCCGAGGCCCGCATGCCCATCATGATCGAGCCGTTCATCAGCCGATGGGACGGCGGACGCATCGTCAACGACCTCACGCCCGATGCCGTCGTGCTCTCGATGGCCATCGCCGCCGGGCTCGGCGCCAGCAGCGCGTACACCTGGATGAAGCTGCCGGTCGTGCCCGACATGGAACGCGTGATGCAGGCGACGACCCTGCCGACGCTGCTTCTCGGCGGCGACTCCGGCGGCGACCCGGACGATACCTTCTCCTCGTGGGAGGATGCCCTCGCGCTGCCCGGCGTCCGCGGGCTGACGGCGGGGCGCGCGCTGCTGTATCCGCCCGACGGAGATGTCGCGGGCGCGGTCGACGCCGCCGCCCGCCTCGTCCACCCCGACCTCTAG
- a CDS encoding extracellular solute-binding protein, translating to MPAPRTLFAAAALTAGAALVLAACAGGEPDDAAAFDPDEKVTLDFAFWGNDDRATRYNDLIAAFNEEYPNITINTSFTDFPSFWEKRQTEAAGGGLPDVFQFSDSYLRQYAESGNLLDLGEVSDYIDTTTFDESLLGTGALDDVQYSLPTGYSLWANFVNDDLVAQAGVEAPEGGTSFADFDDWMADVTDATGGAVYGGTDYTQRIQVFELVLRANGGNLYTDDGELGFTEDELRDFWESGADIRDGVTVPQQKLEELSPKSGFGAAITASEMSWSNFLGGYLADSGASSISIVAPPTAEEGSKDLYRQAGLQVAIAKNTEHPEAAALFLDFVVNSPEAGEIFGTTLGFPASSSKLEGTTLEGADKQVADYIESAADRIGDAPPVPVVGYGSLEQTFWDLGKSIGLGALSVDDAVTQFFSEADAILG from the coding sequence ATGCCCGCACCTCGCACCCTGTTCGCGGCAGCCGCCCTGACCGCCGGCGCCGCCCTCGTCCTCGCCGCCTGCGCCGGCGGCGAGCCCGACGACGCGGCCGCGTTCGACCCCGACGAGAAGGTCACCCTCGACTTCGCGTTCTGGGGCAACGACGACCGCGCGACCCGTTACAACGACCTGATCGCGGCGTTCAACGAGGAGTACCCGAACATCACGATCAACACCTCGTTCACCGACTTCCCGAGCTTCTGGGAGAAGCGGCAGACCGAGGCCGCGGGCGGCGGACTGCCCGACGTGTTCCAGTTCTCCGACAGCTACCTGCGCCAGTACGCCGAGTCGGGCAACCTGCTCGACCTCGGCGAGGTGTCGGACTACATCGACACGACCACGTTCGATGAGTCGCTGCTGGGCACGGGCGCGCTCGACGACGTGCAGTACTCGCTCCCCACCGGCTACAGCCTGTGGGCGAACTTCGTGAACGACGACCTCGTCGCACAGGCGGGCGTCGAGGCGCCCGAGGGCGGCACCAGCTTCGCCGACTTCGACGACTGGATGGCCGACGTCACCGACGCCACGGGCGGCGCGGTCTACGGCGGCACCGACTACACGCAGCGCATCCAGGTGTTCGAGCTGGTGCTCCGCGCCAACGGCGGCAACCTGTACACCGACGACGGCGAGCTCGGCTTCACCGAGGACGAGCTGCGGGACTTCTGGGAGTCCGGCGCCGACATCCGCGACGGTGTCACGGTGCCGCAGCAGAAGCTCGAGGAGCTCTCGCCCAAGTCGGGCTTCGGCGCCGCCATCACCGCGAGCGAGATGAGCTGGAGCAACTTCCTCGGCGGGTACCTCGCCGACTCGGGCGCCTCGTCCATCTCGATCGTCGCTCCGCCGACCGCGGAGGAGGGCTCGAAGGACCTCTACCGTCAGGCGGGCCTGCAGGTCGCGATCGCGAAGAACACCGAGCACCCCGAGGCCGCGGCCCTCTTCCTCGACTTCGTGGTGAACAGCCCCGAGGCCGGCGAGATCTTCGGCACCACGCTCGGCTTCCCCGCCTCGTCGTCGAAGCTCGAGGGCACGACCCTCGAGGGCGCCGACAAGCAGGTCGCCGACTACATCGAGTCCGCCGCCGACCGCATCGGCGACGCCCCGCCCGTCCCGGTCGTCGGCTACGGCTCGCTCGAGCAGACCTTCTGGGACCTCGGCAAGTCGATCGGCCTCGGCGCGCTCTCGGTCGACGACGCCGTGACGCAGTTCTTCTCGGAGGCGGACGCCATCCTGGGCTGA
- a CDS encoding glycoside hydrolase family 2 TIM barrel-domain containing protein, with amino-acid sequence MEIATTRPGSGTITPRARLHSDAPQQTLDGTWRFRVSPSLRTAPDGWRTEDAAGWGAIEVPGHWNLQGYGSPAYSNVQMPFPVDPPHPPDANRIGDYRLDFHASPSVLAHGRRLLRFDGIESAAEVWLNDTLLGTTRGSRLTHEFDVSGILTDGVNRLAVRVAQFSDATYLENQDMWWLPGIFRSVTLLGRPDGGIDDLFVHADYDARASEGILDITAVVDQGGTARLTIAELGIDDVALGERLRIAGVEPWTAERPRLYEATVRTGSEAVTVRIGFRRVEVQDARLLVNDAPIMLRGVNRHEHRPRHGRVFDAEVARDELLLMKRHHINAVRTSHYPPHPDVLDLFDELGFWVIDECDLETHGFEHVGWRGNPSADPAWRDAFLDRIRRTVHRDKNHASVIMWSLGNESHAGANLEAMARWAKLTDPSRLVHYEGDHESRYVDVYSRMYAPHDEVREIGEETLRPAPQDAAPAEMHRRTLPFLQCEFGHAMGTGPGALQEYWDLFEAYPRHAGGFVWEWVEQGIEVDGPEGEARILYGGDFGEDVHDGNFVIDGLVDAHRTPRPGLLHYAAVIAPVVVDVDADRSAVRVANRYDFLDLGHVAVRWTRVIDGEVTASGTLDLPPCPPRSTVAVDLPAECRTDAASRVADVLTVEAVTAVAAPWADAGHVVGSGQHVTQGRPALPAASAAGPREDRVGAARFDGETGGLQELAGMAITGPTVGVWRAPTDNDRDLGNDELDLPSYADRWRAAGIDRMVTRLADMSADDGGLLVRTRTGTPILASSIDARLRWTAIADDAVRLDVELEPNDAWTTEWARLGLDFVLEGEPLGADIAGYGPMPSYPDLRSAARFGWWHLDADDLTVDNVRPQESGSRMGVRDARILTRGGALRVSSLDSSFALTVSRHSRPALAAAAHNWELPAEGRTFVSIDLAQSGVGTATCGPGVLPRYRLPARSAAISLVLRHEPASA; translated from the coding sequence ATGGAGATCGCCACCACCCGCCCCGGGTCCGGCACCATCACTCCCCGCGCCCGCCTCCACTCCGACGCTCCGCAGCAGACACTGGACGGCACGTGGCGCTTCCGTGTCTCGCCGTCCCTGCGTACCGCTCCCGACGGGTGGCGCACCGAGGACGCCGCCGGCTGGGGGGCGATCGAAGTGCCCGGCCACTGGAACCTGCAGGGCTACGGATCACCTGCCTACTCCAACGTGCAGATGCCCTTCCCGGTCGACCCGCCGCACCCGCCGGACGCCAACCGGATCGGCGACTACCGGCTCGACTTCCACGCCTCGCCGTCGGTTCTCGCCCACGGTCGCAGGCTCCTGCGCTTCGACGGGATCGAGTCCGCCGCCGAAGTCTGGCTGAACGACACCCTGCTCGGCACGACGCGCGGAAGCCGGCTCACCCACGAGTTCGACGTGTCCGGCATCCTCACCGACGGCGTGAACCGCCTGGCCGTGCGCGTGGCCCAGTTCAGCGACGCGACGTACCTCGAGAACCAGGACATGTGGTGGCTGCCGGGGATCTTCCGCAGCGTCACCCTCCTCGGCCGGCCGGACGGCGGCATCGACGACCTCTTCGTCCACGCCGATTACGACGCGCGGGCCTCCGAGGGGATCCTCGACATCACCGCTGTCGTGGACCAGGGCGGGACTGCCCGCCTCACCATCGCGGAGCTCGGCATCGACGACGTTGCCCTGGGCGAGAGACTGCGCATCGCGGGCGTCGAGCCGTGGACCGCGGAACGGCCGCGCCTGTACGAGGCGACCGTGCGCACCGGCAGCGAGGCGGTCACGGTGCGGATCGGGTTCCGGCGGGTCGAGGTGCAGGACGCACGCCTGCTCGTCAACGATGCGCCGATCATGCTGCGCGGCGTGAACCGGCACGAGCACCGTCCCCGGCACGGCCGCGTCTTCGACGCGGAGGTGGCGCGCGACGAGCTGCTCCTGATGAAGCGCCACCACATCAACGCGGTCCGCACGTCGCACTACCCGCCGCATCCCGACGTCCTCGATCTGTTCGACGAGCTCGGCTTCTGGGTCATCGACGAATGCGACCTCGAGACGCACGGCTTCGAGCACGTGGGCTGGCGCGGCAACCCGAGCGCCGATCCGGCCTGGCGCGACGCCTTCCTCGACCGCATCCGGCGCACGGTGCACCGCGACAAGAACCATGCGAGCGTCATCATGTGGTCGCTCGGCAACGAGTCGCATGCCGGAGCGAACCTCGAGGCAATGGCGCGGTGGGCGAAGCTGACCGACCCGAGCCGTCTCGTCCACTATGAGGGCGACCACGAGAGCCGCTACGTCGACGTGTATTCACGCATGTATGCCCCGCATGACGAGGTGCGCGAGATCGGCGAGGAGACGCTCCGGCCCGCACCGCAAGACGCCGCCCCTGCCGAGATGCACCGCCGCACGCTCCCGTTCCTCCAGTGCGAGTTCGGCCACGCCATGGGGACCGGGCCCGGCGCACTGCAGGAGTACTGGGATCTGTTCGAAGCGTATCCCCGTCACGCCGGAGGCTTCGTCTGGGAGTGGGTCGAGCAGGGCATCGAGGTCGACGGCCCCGAGGGCGAGGCGCGCATCCTGTACGGCGGCGACTTCGGCGAGGACGTGCACGACGGCAACTTCGTCATCGACGGACTCGTCGACGCCCATCGCACCCCGCGCCCCGGTCTGCTCCACTACGCGGCCGTGATCGCGCCGGTGGTGGTCGACGTCGACGCGGACCGGTCGGCGGTGCGCGTCGCGAATCGCTACGACTTCCTCGACCTCGGGCACGTCGCCGTGCGCTGGACGCGCGTCATCGACGGCGAGGTCACGGCATCCGGCACGCTCGACCTTCCGCCGTGCCCGCCGCGGTCGACGGTCGCCGTCGACCTGCCCGCGGAGTGCCGGACGGATGCCGCGTCCCGCGTCGCCGATGTGCTCACGGTGGAGGCGGTGACGGCCGTCGCCGCCCCATGGGCGGACGCCGGCCACGTCGTCGGAAGCGGGCAGCACGTGACCCAGGGGCGTCCCGCTCTGCCGGCGGCGAGCGCCGCCGGGCCGCGCGAGGACCGCGTCGGGGCCGCGCGCTTCGATGGCGAGACGGGCGGCCTCCAGGAGCTGGCAGGCATGGCCATCACTGGACCGACCGTGGGAGTCTGGCGCGCCCCGACCGACAACGACCGCGACCTCGGCAACGACGAGCTCGACCTTCCGTCGTACGCCGACCGCTGGCGTGCGGCGGGCATCGACCGCATGGTGACACGCCTGGCGGACATGAGCGCGGATGACGGCGGCCTCCTCGTGCGCACACGGACGGGCACGCCGATCCTCGCCAGCTCGATCGATGCGCGCCTGCGATGGACCGCGATCGCAGACGACGCCGTTCGCCTCGACGTCGAGCTCGAGCCCAACGATGCATGGACCACCGAATGGGCCCGGCTCGGCCTGGACTTCGTCCTCGAGGGCGAGCCGCTGGGCGCCGACATCGCCGGGTACGGCCCGATGCCGAGCTACCCCGACCTGCGCTCCGCGGCCAGGTTCGGCTGGTGGCACCTCGACGCCGACGACCTCACCGTCGACAACGTCCGCCCCCAGGAGAGCGGCTCGCGGATGGGGGTCCGTGACGCACGGATCCTCACGCGGGGCGGTGCGCTGCGCGTGTCGTCGCTCGACAGCTCGTTCGCGCTCACGGTGTCACGCCACAGCAGGCCGGCCCTCGCCGCCGCAGCGCACAACTGGGAGCTGCCCGCCGAAGGCCGCACCTTCGTGTCGATCGACCTGGCCCAGTCGGGCGTCGGCACGGCGACCTGCGGGCCCGGCGTGCTGCCGCGCTACCGGCTGCCCGCCCGATCCGCGGCCATCTCGCTCGTGCTCCGGCACGAGCCGGCCTCCGCCTGA
- a CDS encoding sugar ABC transporter permease: MSTTKSVDGRSAETSALITVGRGARRARRPRRSSTRFVLAPLVFIAVAVVLFALFFLWPGALGLWYSFTDYSGVGTPEFIGAENYIDLAQDPVFYTVLGRTLLYTLLSVPLHYVAALGIAMLLTSTFAKGKSVARIIFFLPWLISPIVAGVIWKWLFGENFGLVNYLIEMLGGNGLQWETNPNLALVLILIVSTWGGTAFNMLLFIAAIRNIPQSYLEAAQLDGANGWQRFYRIVLPLLRPTSFMVILLTTIGAMKEFAMVQALNGGGPGTSNMFIVQYIYRTGFERADVGYASAASMVLMVILIIIAIIQLRFDKRNDLA; this comes from the coding sequence ATGTCCACCACCAAGTCCGTCGATGGGCGCAGTGCCGAGACTTCTGCGCTCATCACCGTGGGGCGGGGCGCGCGGCGCGCGCGCCGCCCCCGGCGGAGCTCTACGAGGTTCGTGCTCGCCCCGCTGGTGTTCATCGCGGTCGCGGTGGTGCTGTTCGCACTGTTCTTCCTGTGGCCGGGAGCGCTCGGACTCTGGTATTCGTTCACCGACTACTCGGGTGTCGGCACACCCGAGTTCATCGGGGCCGAGAACTACATCGACCTCGCGCAGGATCCGGTGTTCTACACCGTGCTCGGCCGCACCCTGCTGTACACGCTGCTGTCGGTGCCGCTGCACTACGTCGCGGCGCTCGGCATCGCCATGCTGCTGACCAGCACCTTCGCCAAGGGCAAGTCGGTGGCGCGGATCATCTTCTTCCTGCCGTGGCTCATCTCGCCGATCGTGGCCGGTGTCATCTGGAAGTGGCTGTTCGGCGAGAACTTCGGCCTCGTGAACTACCTCATCGAGATGCTCGGAGGCAACGGGCTGCAGTGGGAGACGAATCCCAACCTGGCGCTGGTGCTCATCCTCATCGTGAGCACGTGGGGCGGGACGGCGTTCAACATGCTGCTGTTCATCGCCGCCATCCGCAACATCCCGCAGTCGTATCTCGAGGCCGCCCAGCTGGACGGCGCCAACGGCTGGCAGCGGTTCTACCGGATCGTGCTGCCGCTCCTGCGGCCCACCTCGTTCATGGTGATCCTGCTCACCACGATCGGGGCGATGAAGGAGTTCGCCATGGTCCAGGCGCTCAACGGCGGTGGACCCGGCACGTCGAACATGTTCATCGTCCAGTACATCTACCGGACCGGATTCGAGCGCGCCGACGTCGGGTACGCCAGTGCGGCGTCGATGGTCCTCATGGTGATCCTCATCATCATCGCGATCATCCAGCTGCGCTTCGACAAGAGGAACGATCTCGCATGA
- the iolG gene encoding inositol 2-dehydrogenase, whose amino-acid sequence MTDAPLRFGLIGTGRIGQVHATNIAAGPDTVLSWVADPMVDGAHAVAERFGGRVTDAADELFAAADVDAVLIASPTPTHVDLIARAVDRGIPVFCEKPIDLDIARVDALRPKVAAAGVPVALGFNRRFDPAFAEVQARVAAGEIGALEQLTIISRDPAAPPAAYIGVSGGIFRDMTIHDFDMARFFLPDIVEVTAVGTTTFDAGAREHGDFDTAVVTLRAASGAVVTIINSRHSAVGYDQRLEAFGAVGSLQVANRSTSLVSLSTSERVDARAPFEDFFLQRYADAYAAELEAFVALVRGDASTSPTFEDGRAALVLADAAQRSATERVSVAVHTD is encoded by the coding sequence GTGACCGACGCCCCCCTCCGCTTCGGCCTGATCGGCACCGGTCGCATCGGCCAGGTCCATGCCACGAACATCGCCGCCGGTCCCGACACCGTGCTCTCCTGGGTCGCCGACCCGATGGTCGACGGCGCGCACGCCGTGGCCGAACGCTTCGGCGGTCGGGTGACGGATGCCGCCGACGAGCTGTTCGCGGCCGCCGACGTGGATGCGGTGCTCATCGCCTCGCCCACCCCGACCCACGTCGACCTCATCGCGCGGGCGGTCGATCGCGGCATCCCGGTGTTCTGCGAGAAGCCGATCGACCTCGACATCGCCCGCGTCGACGCGCTGCGCCCGAAGGTCGCGGCCGCCGGCGTGCCCGTCGCGCTGGGATTCAACCGCCGCTTCGACCCCGCGTTCGCCGAGGTGCAGGCGCGGGTCGCGGCGGGCGAGATCGGCGCTCTCGAGCAGCTCACGATCATCAGCCGTGATCCGGCCGCGCCGCCGGCCGCCTACATCGGGGTGTCGGGCGGAATCTTCCGCGACATGACGATCCACGACTTCGACATGGCCCGTTTCTTCCTGCCCGACATCGTCGAGGTGACGGCCGTCGGCACGACCACCTTCGATGCCGGCGCGCGCGAGCACGGCGACTTCGACACGGCCGTCGTGACGCTGCGCGCGGCCTCGGGCGCCGTCGTCACCATCATCAACTCGCGCCACAGCGCGGTCGGGTACGACCAGCGGCTGGAGGCCTTCGGCGCGGTGGGCTCGCTGCAGGTGGCCAACCGCTCGACCAGCCTGGTCAGCCTCTCGACGTCCGAGCGGGTGGACGCGCGAGCGCCGTTCGAGGACTTCTTCCTGCAGCGCTATGCCGACGCGTACGCCGCCGAGCTCGAGGCCTTCGTCGCCCTGGTGCGCGGCGACGCCTCGACGAGCCCGACCTTCGAGGACGGCCGTGCCGCGCTGGTGCTCGCCGACGCCGCGCAGAGGTCTGCCACCGAGCGCGTCTCGGTGGCCGTGCACACCGACTGA
- a CDS encoding carbohydrate ABC transporter permease has product MTTLRPGTRARTASTGAGAGTRTRTSRPLRALPSSLVLWLLALGFLIPVAWFLLSSFKPGSELFSLPLTLFPENWTVSGYTTAWNRFNFAQYFLNTSIVAVVTTVLTVLVSAMTGYALAKYQAWWLKVFFICILATTMLPTEVIMPSSFAVVRDLGLYNTLAGIIVPSIITATGIFMFRQYFKTIPDELLEAARIDGVSEFGAFWRIMLPLAKPIAVVLAIFSFQWRWNDYIWPLIVLRDPDRYTLQVALRSIVGADNVDWSVLLSASVISLVPMLILFAIFQRQILNADVNSGLKD; this is encoded by the coding sequence ATGACGACTCTTCGACCCGGGACCCGCGCCCGCACCGCCAGCACCGGCGCCGGCGCCGGCACCCGCACGCGCACGTCCCGTCCGCTCCGCGCGCTGCCGAGCAGCCTCGTGCTCTGGCTCCTCGCCCTCGGCTTCCTGATCCCGGTCGCGTGGTTCCTGCTGAGCTCGTTCAAGCCAGGGTCCGAGCTGTTCAGCCTGCCGCTGACGCTCTTCCCCGAGAACTGGACGGTCAGCGGCTACACGACCGCCTGGAACCGGTTCAACTTCGCGCAGTACTTCCTCAACACCTCGATCGTCGCGGTCGTTACGACGGTGCTCACCGTGCTGGTCAGCGCCATGACCGGCTACGCGCTCGCCAAGTACCAGGCATGGTGGCTCAAGGTCTTCTTCATCTGCATCCTGGCCACGACGATGCTGCCGACCGAGGTCATCATGCCGAGCTCGTTCGCCGTGGTGCGCGACCTGGGTCTGTACAACACCCTCGCCGGCATCATCGTGCCGTCGATCATCACCGCGACGGGCATCTTCATGTTCCGTCAGTACTTCAAGACCATCCCCGACGAGCTGCTCGAGGCGGCGCGCATCGACGGCGTCTCGGAGTTCGGCGCGTTCTGGCGGATCATGCTGCCGCTGGCGAAGCCGATCGCGGTCGTGCTGGCGATCTTCTCGTTCCAGTGGCGATGGAACGACTACATCTGGCCGCTCATCGTGCTGCGCGACCCCGACCGCTACACCCTGCAGGTCGCCCTGCGCTCCATCGTCGGCGCCGACAACGTCGACTGGTCGGTGCTCCTGTCGGCCTCGGTGATCTCGCTGGTCCCGATGCTCATCCTCTTCGCGATCTTCCAGCGGCAGATCCTGAACGCCGACGTCAACTCGGGCCTGAAGGACTGA
- a CDS encoding sugar phosphate isomerase/epimerase, with protein sequence MNAEVAGAPVSFGVFEMTPEGAATVAADDMLVVLADAGYGGVDLGPVGFLGRDAELRSRLAHFGLELAGGWVQLPLSDDEAFEASLPSLHDALRVFSDAAEAGPRRLPLPTLADDGSLTRRAHPGRGAEVDALDAHAWERLFANTERAAAIVRAAGFEPTFHHHAGTFVESPDEIDRFLAHVDVDLTLDTGHLLIADGDPADAVSRWGDRINHLHLKDVDRAELRRVLAAGGGMTEVWSSGAFVAFGHGDLDLARVMDAMAARGFDGWVVVEQDVLNTPDVDIDAFRAARGDDQRVNRAALQPWA encoded by the coding sequence ATGAACGCCGAGGTGGCCGGTGCGCCGGTGAGCTTCGGCGTCTTCGAGATGACGCCCGAGGGCGCCGCCACCGTGGCGGCCGACGACATGCTGGTCGTGCTCGCGGATGCCGGCTACGGCGGCGTCGACCTCGGTCCGGTGGGCTTTCTCGGCCGCGATGCCGAGCTGCGATCCCGGCTCGCCCACTTCGGGCTCGAGCTGGCCGGCGGGTGGGTGCAGCTGCCGCTGTCGGACGACGAGGCGTTCGAGGCCTCGCTGCCGTCGCTGCACGACGCCCTGCGCGTGTTCTCGGATGCCGCCGAGGCGGGGCCCCGCCGGCTGCCGCTGCCCACACTGGCCGACGACGGCTCGCTCACCCGCCGAGCGCATCCCGGCCGCGGTGCCGAGGTGGACGCGCTCGACGCCCACGCCTGGGAGCGGCTCTTCGCCAACACCGAGCGCGCCGCCGCGATCGTGCGCGCCGCCGGCTTCGAGCCGACGTTCCACCACCACGCCGGCACCTTCGTAGAGTCGCCCGACGAGATCGACCGCTTCCTCGCCCACGTCGACGTCGATCTCACCCTCGACACCGGTCACCTGCTCATCGCCGACGGCGATCCCGCCGACGCCGTGTCGCGCTGGGGGGACCGCATCAACCACCTGCATCTCAAGGACGTCGATCGCGCCGAGCTGCGTCGCGTCCTCGCCGCAGGCGGGGGGATGACCGAGGTGTGGTCGTCGGGAGCCTTCGTCGCCTTCGGCCACGGCGACCTCGACCTCGCGCGGGTGATGGATGCCATGGCCGCACGCGGTTTCGACGGCTGGGTCGTCGTCGAGCAGGATGTGCTGAACACCCCCGACGTCGACATCGACGCGTTCCGCGCCGCGCGCGGCGACGACCAGCGCGTCAACCGCGCGGCGCTGCAGCCCTGGGCCTGA
- a CDS encoding extracellular solute-binding protein, whose product MKHSVTSRTRVALALAAAALTAVSLTACSSGDAGESDEPIQFFLSGDANQGGGYAHMAEKYEEETGVKVEIVDIANDDLATKLRNAAQANDLPAIARVGAVDPVWRNVTTDLSDITEGSDIRTDLSDKDDDGNVISLPSDITAVGMFINKTLFDQAGVAYPTSEDDIWTWDEYVAAVKQVQAATGTSYGMVMDKSSHRLKALLYEFGSDYFQADDSGEFSTNDQTKVALEYFNSLNDDSFMPRSVWLSDADPNALFKSGDVVSYLSGSWQIADFAVNIADFEWASVYMPQEEERATNFGNAASVVVFDGPQEEAAHDFIKWLYEPENYTELSETSSFIPAIDGLDITYAAHADAFAIYNQDIAASPDIVGEIKAMELQYGAQGVTTDGDPVRDETVKYLNGEQDVDTTIANINALFTDQLGALE is encoded by the coding sequence ATGAAGCATTCAGTCACATCCCGCACGCGAGTGGCTCTGGCCCTCGCAGCGGCTGCCCTGACCGCCGTCTCGCTCACGGCGTGCAGCTCGGGTGACGCCGGCGAGTCCGACGAGCCGATCCAGTTCTTCCTGTCGGGCGACGCCAACCAGGGCGGCGGGTACGCCCACATGGCGGAGAAGTACGAGGAAGAGACCGGCGTCAAGGTCGAGATCGTCGACATCGCCAACGACGACCTCGCCACCAAGCTCCGCAACGCGGCGCAGGCCAACGACCTGCCGGCCATCGCCCGCGTCGGCGCCGTCGACCCGGTGTGGCGCAACGTCACCACCGACCTGTCGGACATCACCGAGGGCAGTGACATCCGCACCGATCTGTCCGACAAGGACGACGACGGAAACGTCATCTCGCTCCCGTCGGACATCACGGCGGTCGGCATGTTCATCAACAAGACGCTGTTCGACCAGGCGGGCGTCGCGTACCCGACCAGCGAAGACGACATCTGGACGTGGGACGAGTACGTCGCCGCCGTGAAGCAGGTGCAGGCGGCGACCGGCACCAGCTACGGCATGGTGATGGACAAGTCGTCGCACCGCCTCAAGGCGCTCCTGTACGAGTTCGGCTCGGACTACTTCCAGGCCGACGACAGCGGCGAGTTCAGCACCAACGACCAGACCAAGGTGGCGCTGGAGTACTTCAACTCCCTGAACGACGACTCGTTCATGCCCCGCTCCGTCTGGCTGTCGGATGCCGACCCCAACGCCCTCTTCAAGAGCGGCGACGTGGTCTCGTACCTCTCGGGCTCGTGGCAGATCGCGGACTTCGCGGTGAACATCGCCGACTTCGAGTGGGCCTCGGTCTACATGCCGCAGGAGGAGGAGCGCGCGACCAACTTCGGCAACGCCGCGTCGGTCGTCGTCTTCGACGGTCCTCAGGAGGAGGCCGCGCACGACTTCATCAAGTGGCTGTACGAGCCGGAGAACTACACCGAGCTCTCGGAGACCTCGTCGTTCATCCCCGCGATCGACGGACTCGACATCACGTACGCGGCGCACGCGGACGCCTTCGCCATCTACAACCAGGACATCGCCGCCTCGCCGGACATCGTGGGCGAGATCAAGGCGATGGAACTGCAGTACGGCGCGCAGGGCGTGACGACCGACGGCGACCCGGTGCGTGACGAGACGGTCAAGTACCTCAACGGCGAGCAGGACGTGGACACCACGATCGCGAACATCAACGCGCTGTTCACCGACCAGCTGGGCGCCCTGGAGTGA